One genomic region from Deltaproteobacteria bacterium encodes:
- a CDS encoding cytidine/deoxycytidylate deaminase family protein: MSTSEASAVQPDGRTDWDAYFMEIARVVSSRATCDRKHVGAVIVRNKTVLSTGYNGSIRGRPHCSEAGHMMEDGHCVRTIHAEANAIIQAAKNGVMIDEATIYTTASPCWPCFKTIANAGIKRIVFQEFYRDQRIFEVAEALGIVLDKVGE, translated from the coding sequence ATGTCGACGAGTGAAGCGAGCGCCGTTCAGCCGGACGGCCGGACGGACTGGGACGCCTACTTCATGGAGATCGCCCGGGTGGTCTCCTCCCGGGCCACCTGCGACCGCAAGCACGTGGGCGCGGTCATCGTGCGGAACAAGACGGTCCTCTCGACGGGCTACAACGGCTCGATCCGCGGCCGCCCCCACTGCAGCGAGGCCGGGCACATGATGGAGGACGGCCACTGCGTCCGCACCATCCACGCCGAGGCCAACGCCATCATCCAGGCCGCGAAGAACGGCGTGATGATCGACGAGGCGACGATCTACACCACCGCCTCCCCCTGCTGGCCTTGCTTCAAGACGATCGCCAACGCCGGCATCAAGCGGATCGTCTTCCAGGAGTTCTACCGGGACCAGCGCATCTTCGAGGTGGCCGAGGCCCTCGGCATCGTCCTCGACAAGGTCGGCGAGTAG
- a CDS encoding AgmX/PglI C-terminal domain-containing protein: MTSMDLGTSGGQWLFKDRDLLMGPVPASTIIDKLGSGEITPESMVANEDEGEWRHLREFEFFRVHVAKAQARSRVMREKKSDEAARRRSRRVKLAVIAVSAVILVAMVAGGAWYYVTSRRIGESSAELAEIGITVSPPVIALASLSTHLSGEAGEDYLDVDLPEGERRPGATSTSGRKPATSGRKPGSTGKKPSGTEKKPEGTAVASAGAAGTQAPGGETGPADSDGLAMGKPQYDMGHIQSVLKKQSSTLFPCIKEEVQRTGFKGSIPFEFVVTNAGKVGKIWIDNRQLRGTPMEKCFQREMAKWRFKPFDGERPTVSQSFTIR; this comes from the coding sequence ATGACGAGCATGGATCTGGGCACGAGTGGCGGACAGTGGCTGTTCAAGGACAGGGACCTCCTGATGGGGCCCGTCCCGGCCTCGACGATCATCGACAAGCTCGGTTCGGGTGAGATCACCCCCGAGTCCATGGTGGCCAACGAGGACGAGGGCGAGTGGAGGCACCTGCGGGAGTTCGAGTTCTTCCGGGTCCACGTGGCCAAGGCGCAGGCCCGCTCCCGGGTCATGCGGGAGAAGAAGAGCGACGAGGCCGCCCGCCGGCGCTCCCGCCGGGTGAAGCTGGCCGTCATCGCCGTCTCGGCGGTGATCCTGGTGGCCATGGTCGCCGGCGGGGCCTGGTACTACGTGACCTCCCGGCGGATCGGTGAGAGCTCCGCCGAGCTCGCCGAGATCGGCATCACCGTCAGCCCGCCGGTGATCGCGCTGGCCTCCCTCTCCACCCACCTCTCCGGCGAGGCCGGGGAGGACTACCTCGACGTGGACCTGCCCGAGGGCGAGCGGCGCCCGGGCGCCACCTCCACCAGCGGCAGGAAGCCGGCCACCTCCGGGAGGAAGCCCGGCTCCACCGGCAAGAAGCCCAGCGGCACCGAGAAGAAGCCCGAGGGCACCGCCGTGGCCTCCGCGGGCGCGGCCGGGACCCAGGCCCCCGGCGGAGAGACCGGGCCGGCCGACTCCGACGGGCTGGCGATGGGCAAGCCCCAGTACGACATGGGCCACATCCAGAGCGTGCTGAAGAAGCAGTCCTCGACCCTCTTCCCCTGCATCAAGGAGGAGGTCCAGCGGACCGGCTTCAAGGGCAGCATCCCCTTCGAGTTCGTGGTCACCAACGCCGGCAAGGTCGGCAAGATCTGGATCGACAACCGGCAGCTGCGTGGGACGCCGATGGAGAAGTGCTTCCAGCGCGAGATGGCCAAGTGGCGCTTCAAGCCCTTCGACGGCGAGCGCCCGACCGTCAGCCAGTCCTTCACCATCCGCTGA
- the cysC gene encoding adenylyl-sulfate kinase, with protein sequence MADNGVTVWFTGMSGSGKSTLAHYVAARLQAAGRAVEIVDEDELMDRFGRGLGHSREDRDEAVRRMGWMCELLTRNHVVTIAAAVSPYRVVREELRRDIGHFVEIFTDCPVDVLVKRDVKGLYKKALAGELPHFTGITEPYEPPVAAEVVLDTGNETVEACAATVLQALHRNGFLTKQEQKVALFGHGPSAQKLARATAAAAAKEAKAAKTDVAKRREELTKKDARQRLIDEKRREKEEEQAKKEAERQKKEAELQRKEAERQQKEEARRRVVEERERKRAEAREKVAAKKAKEAEKRRLKAEREAARRQKAKEAAARKKEAARKKIEARKLAEAKKREQARQAAAKKKAAAQKAAEAKKQAAKKKAAKKPAKKKTAKKATKKKTAGQRAGSKKTAKKATKKKVAKKQPTKKTTKKKVAKKRGRR encoded by the coding sequence ATGGCGGACAACGGCGTGACGGTGTGGTTCACGGGAATGAGCGGCTCGGGCAAGAGCACCCTGGCCCACTATGTGGCGGCGCGACTGCAGGCGGCCGGGCGGGCCGTGGAGATCGTCGACGAGGACGAGCTCATGGATCGCTTCGGCCGGGGCCTGGGCCACAGCCGTGAGGACCGGGACGAGGCCGTGAGGCGGATGGGCTGGATGTGCGAGCTGCTCACCCGCAACCACGTGGTGACCATCGCCGCGGCGGTGAGCCCCTACCGGGTCGTCCGGGAGGAGCTGCGCCGGGACATCGGCCACTTCGTGGAGATCTTCACCGACTGCCCGGTGGACGTGCTGGTGAAGCGGGACGTGAAGGGGCTCTACAAGAAGGCCCTGGCCGGTGAGCTGCCGCACTTCACCGGCATCACCGAGCCCTACGAGCCGCCGGTCGCGGCCGAGGTGGTCCTCGACACCGGCAACGAGACGGTGGAGGCCTGCGCGGCGACCGTCCTGCAGGCCCTGCACCGCAACGGCTTCCTCACCAAGCAGGAGCAGAAGGTCGCGCTCTTCGGGCACGGCCCCTCCGCCCAGAAGCTGGCCCGGGCCACGGCCGCCGCCGCCGCCAAGGAGGCCAAGGCGGCGAAGACCGACGTTGCCAAGCGCCGCGAGGAGCTCACCAAGAAGGACGCCCGCCAGCGCCTCATCGACGAGAAGCGCCGGGAGAAGGAGGAGGAGCAGGCCAAGAAGGAGGCCGAGCGCCAGAAGAAGGAGGCCGAGCTCCAGCGCAAGGAGGCCGAGCGGCAGCAGAAGGAAGAGGCGCGCCGCCGCGTCGTCGAGGAGCGCGAGCGCAAGCGGGCCGAGGCCCGGGAGAAGGTCGCCGCCAAGAAGGCGAAGGAGGCCGAGAAGCGCCGCCTGAAGGCCGAGCGCGAGGCTGCCCGGCGCCAGAAGGCCAAGGAGGCCGCCGCCCGCAAGAAGGAGGCTGCCCGCAAGAAGATCGAGGCTCGCAAGCTCGCCGAGGCGAAGAAGCGGGAGCAGGCGCGCCAGGCCGCGGCGAAGAAGAAGGCCGCCGCCCAGAAGGCCGCCGAGGCCAAGAAGCAGGCCGCCAAGAAGAAGGCCGCCAAGAAGCCCGCCAAGAAGAAGACGGCCAAGAAGGCGACCAAGAAGAAGACGGCCGGCCAGCGGGCCGGCTCGAAGAAGACCGCCAAGAAGGCGACGAAGAAGAAGGTCGCCAAGAAGCAGCCGACCAAGAAGACCACGAAGAAGAAGGTGGCCAAGAAGCGTGGCCGTCGCTAG
- a CDS encoding universal stress protein translates to MSATERAGATGGARGAPGSETGPVLLLCTTTRDCPRTLEAALQVARGGGRELLALFVLDPALLQATASLLSQAGFDATERSAEALEPAYRSRAEARLGEIRRAALEAGLQVRTELREGSFTDQLEALLGEEGPSRVICARKRRSHYARLVFEQGLLEPLRGSVPLDEVEET, encoded by the coding sequence ATGAGCGCCACCGAGCGGGCCGGCGCCACCGGAGGCGCCCGGGGGGCGCCCGGAAGCGAGACGGGCCCCGTGCTGCTGCTCTGCACCACCACCCGGGACTGTCCGCGCACCCTGGAGGCGGCCCTGCAGGTCGCGCGGGGAGGAGGGCGGGAGCTCCTGGCCCTCTTCGTCCTGGATCCGGCCCTGCTCCAGGCGACGGCCTCCCTGCTCTCGCAGGCGGGCTTCGACGCCACCGAGCGCAGCGCCGAGGCGCTCGAGCCGGCCTACCGCAGCCGGGCCGAGGCGCGGCTCGGCGAGATCCGCCGCGCCGCCCTGGAGGCGGGCCTGCAGGTCCGCACCGAGCTGCGCGAGGGAAGCTTCACCGATCAGCTGGAGGCCCTCCTCGGCGAGGAGGGGCCCTCCCGGGTGATCTGCGCCCGGAAGCGGCGCAGCCACTACGCCCGGCTGGTCTTCGAGCAGGGGCTCCTCGAGCCCCTGCGGGGTTCCGTGCCGCTCGACGAGGTGGAGGAGACCTGA
- the clpX gene encoding ATP-dependent Clp protease ATP-binding subunit ClpX: MSRRDHQPGNLSCSFCGKGQREVRKLIAGPTVYICDECIRLCNDIVAEEAEREDEASSMNLPTPEEIKTFLDDYVVGQQRAKKVLAVAVYNHYKRIHSKRTNRRSGTATAGSRPAGEEPVELQKSNIMLLGPTGSGKTLLAQSLARMLEVPFTIADATSLTEAGYVGEDVENIIQNLLHAADYDVDRASRGIVYIDEIDKIARKGDTPSVTRDVSGEGVQQALLKIVEGSRANVTPRGGKKYNQQEYVQVDTSDVLFICGGAFGGIEDTIRRRVGVKGLGFGAKIATKADNTVGELLAAIEPEDLVKFGLIPEFVGRLPVIATLDELSESDLVTILSGPKNALVKQYQKLFEMEGVKLHFTDGALRAVAREAVERSSGARGLRSIMENAMLDIMYDTPFQEGVKEVKITKGVIERGEEPVLALEKKAG; the protein is encoded by the coding sequence ATGAGTCGTCGCGATCATCAACCCGGAAATCTGTCCTGCTCCTTCTGTGGCAAGGGCCAGCGCGAGGTGCGCAAGCTCATCGCCGGCCCCACGGTCTACATCTGCGACGAGTGCATCCGGCTCTGCAACGACATCGTGGCCGAGGAGGCCGAGCGCGAGGACGAAGCCTCGAGCATGAACCTCCCCACCCCGGAGGAGATCAAGACCTTCCTCGACGACTACGTCGTCGGCCAGCAGCGCGCCAAGAAGGTCCTCGCGGTCGCGGTCTACAACCACTACAAGCGGATCCACTCCAAGCGCACCAACCGCCGCAGCGGCACCGCCACCGCGGGCAGCCGGCCGGCCGGTGAGGAGCCGGTCGAGCTCCAGAAGAGCAACATCATGCTCCTGGGCCCCACGGGCTCCGGCAAGACCCTGCTGGCCCAGTCCCTGGCCCGGATGCTCGAGGTGCCCTTCACGATCGCCGACGCCACCAGCCTCACCGAGGCCGGCTACGTGGGCGAGGACGTGGAGAACATCATCCAGAACCTCCTCCACGCCGCCGACTACGACGTGGACCGGGCCTCTCGCGGCATCGTCTACATCGACGAGATCGACAAGATCGCTCGCAAGGGCGACACCCCCTCGGTGACCCGGGACGTCTCTGGCGAGGGCGTGCAGCAGGCCCTCCTGAAGATCGTCGAGGGCAGCCGCGCCAACGTCACCCCCCGGGGCGGCAAGAAGTACAACCAGCAGGAGTACGTGCAGGTCGACACCAGCGACGTGCTCTTCATCTGCGGCGGCGCCTTCGGCGGCATCGAGGACACGATCCGCCGCCGGGTCGGCGTGAAGGGCCTGGGCTTCGGCGCGAAGATCGCCACCAAGGCCGACAACACCGTGGGCGAGCTCCTGGCCGCCATCGAGCCCGAGGATCTGGTGAAGTTCGGCCTGATCCCCGAGTTCGTCGGCCGGCTGCCGGTCATCGCGACCCTGGACGAGCTCTCCGAGTCCGACCTGGTGACCATCCTCTCCGGTCCGAAGAACGCGCTGGTGAAGCAGTACCAGAAGCTCTTCGAGATGGAGGGCGTGAAGCTCCACTTCACCGACGGCGCCCTGCGGGCGGTGGCCCGCGAGGCCGTCGAGCGCTCCTCCGGCGCCCGCGGTCTGCGGTCGATCATGGAGAACGCCATGCTCGACATCATGTACGACACCCCCTTCCAGGAGGGGGTCAAGGAAGTGAAGATCACCAAGGGCGTGATCGAGCGCGGCGAGGAGCCGGTGCTCGCGCTCGAGAAGAAAGCTGGGTGA
- the larE gene encoding ATP-dependent sacrificial sulfur transferase LarE has product MAVASREHGSSGSSELRQILESLESVLVCFSGGVDSAYLLAEAHAVLGDRAVALTAISASLAPGEREAAARIAAALGVRHLEVDSHEGALPDYRKNDADRCFHCKSELYSIAHREAGRLGLAAIVDGFNRDDRGDHRPGREAAREQGVRSPLDEAGLGKEAIREGARALGLEIWDKPAAACLASRIPYGTEVTELRLSRVGKAEAALAALGFRVLRVRDHHPVARLELGVDEIPRLLEPGVRAQVLEAVREAGFPYVALDLEGYRLGALNELL; this is encoded by the coding sequence GTGGCCGTCGCTAGCAGAGAGCACGGCAGCTCCGGGTCCTCCGAGCTGCGCCAGATCCTCGAGTCCCTCGAGAGCGTCCTGGTCTGCTTCTCGGGGGGCGTCGACTCGGCCTACCTCCTGGCCGAGGCCCACGCCGTCCTCGGCGATCGGGCCGTGGCCCTCACCGCGATCTCGGCCTCCCTGGCGCCGGGAGAGCGCGAGGCCGCCGCCCGGATCGCGGCCGCGCTCGGGGTGCGCCACCTGGAGGTCGACTCCCACGAGGGGGCGCTGCCCGACTACCGGAAGAACGACGCGGATCGCTGCTTCCACTGCAAGAGCGAGCTCTACTCCATCGCCCACCGCGAGGCCGGGCGCCTGGGCCTCGCGGCGATCGTCGATGGCTTCAACCGGGACGACCGGGGGGATCACCGGCCCGGCCGGGAGGCCGCCCGGGAGCAGGGGGTCCGCTCGCCCCTCGACGAGGCGGGCCTGGGCAAGGAGGCGATCCGGGAGGGCGCCCGGGCGCTGGGCCTGGAGATCTGGGACAAGCCCGCCGCCGCCTGCCTGGCCAGCCGCATCCCCTACGGCACCGAGGTGACCGAGCTGCGCCTCTCCCGGGTGGGGAAGGCCGAGGCGGCCCTGGCGGCGCTGGGCTTCCGGGTCCTGCGGGTGCGGGACCACCACCCGGTGGCCCGGCTCGAGCTCGGGGTCGACGAGATCCCCCGCCTCCTCGAGCCCGGGGTGCGGGCGCAGGTCCTGGAGGCGGTCCGCGAGGCGGGCTTCCCCTACGTCGCCCTCGACCTCGAGGGCTACCGCCTCGGGGCCCTGAACGAGCTGCTCTGA
- a CDS encoding Hsp70 family protein: MSVIIGIDLGTTNSCAAFMDPSGKVKLIPYKDGTHTIPSIFAVDDKGNELVGHDAKRQWQLNPRNTIYASKRLIGRNYKSDVVDTMANVVAYEMHEGTEENEVLIRVGGRDFHMSEIAARILEKVRGVAQDFLQMPVTQAVVTVPAYFTDRQRQAVKDAGKKIDLEVVRIINEPTAAALAYGVGKQMNETVLVFDLGGGTFDVSVIEIRDRVFEVKSTGGDIFLGGIDFDNALISFILGEFRSEHDIDLSTDPVAMQRIKDLAERTKIDLSERESVPFSIPFVTMTPQGLPLNIDVTIDRELFQALTSPLLERCVAKVDEVLSEAGLTADQIDEVMLVGGQSRMPLIHQQLTEYFGQAPSKAVHPDEAVAIGAALYAHSLEDDTELRIQLLDVIPMAIGLERAGGKFHKIFDRNAPLPNAKAITATTSFDGQSSLAMRIYQGDADEATENELLGDFLFEGIKSAAAGSARVEVTFDLNIEGILTMSAKDPDSGREMKTTVRVKASS, encoded by the coding sequence GTGAGCGTCATCATCGGAATCGACCTGGGGACCACCAACTCCTGCGCGGCCTTCATGGACCCGTCGGGGAAGGTGAAGCTCATTCCCTACAAGGATGGCACCCACACGATCCCCTCCATCTTCGCGGTGGACGACAAGGGGAACGAGCTGGTGGGGCACGACGCCAAGCGTCAGTGGCAGCTCAACCCACGCAACACGATCTACGCCTCGAAGCGGTTGATCGGCCGGAACTACAAGTCCGACGTCGTCGACACGATGGCCAACGTCGTGGCGTACGAGATGCACGAGGGCACCGAGGAGAACGAGGTGCTCATCCGGGTCGGCGGCCGGGACTTCCACATGTCCGAGATCGCCGCTCGCATCCTGGAGAAGGTGCGGGGCGTGGCCCAGGACTTCCTCCAGATGCCGGTCACCCAGGCCGTGGTCACCGTCCCGGCCTACTTCACCGACCGGCAGCGGCAGGCGGTGAAGGACGCGGGCAAGAAGATCGACCTCGAGGTGGTGCGGATCATCAACGAGCCCACCGCCGCGGCCCTCGCCTACGGCGTCGGCAAGCAGATGAACGAGACCGTGCTGGTCTTCGACCTGGGCGGCGGCACCTTCGACGTCTCGGTGATCGAGATCCGGGACCGGGTCTTCGAGGTGAAGTCCACCGGCGGCGACATCTTCCTGGGCGGCATCGACTTCGACAACGCGCTGATCTCCTTCATCCTGGGCGAGTTCCGCTCCGAGCACGACATCGACCTCTCCACCGACCCGGTGGCGATGCAGCGGATCAAGGACCTGGCCGAGCGCACCAAGATCGATCTCTCCGAGCGCGAGTCGGTGCCCTTCTCGATCCCCTTCGTGACGATGACCCCCCAGGGGCTCCCCCTGAACATCGACGTGACCATCGACCGGGAGCTCTTCCAGGCCCTCACCTCGCCGCTCCTCGAGCGCTGCGTCGCGAAGGTCGACGAGGTCCTCTCCGAGGCGGGCTTGACCGCCGACCAGATCGACGAGGTCATGCTGGTGGGCGGCCAGTCCCGGATGCCGCTCATCCACCAGCAGCTGACCGAGTACTTCGGCCAGGCGCCCTCCAAGGCCGTGCACCCGGACGAGGCCGTGGCGATCGGCGCCGCCCTCTACGCCCACAGCCTCGAGGACGACACCGAGCTGCGCATCCAGCTCCTCGACGTCATCCCCATGGCCATCGGGCTCGAGCGGGCCGGCGGGAAGTTCCACAAGATCTTCGACCGCAACGCCCCCCTCCCCAACGCCAAGGCCATCACCGCCACCACCAGCTTCGACGGCCAGAGCTCCCTGGCGATGCGCATCTACCAGGGCGACGCCGACGAGGCCACGGAGAACGAGCTCCTCGGCGACTTCCTCTTCGAGGGCATCAAGTCGGCGGCCGCGGGCTCGGCGCGGGTCGAGGTCACCTTCGATCTGAACATCGAGGGCATCCTCACCATGTCGGCCAAGGATCCCGACTCCGGACGCGAGATGAAGACCACCGTCCGGGTGAAGGCCAGCAGCTGA
- a CDS encoding tRNA pseudouridine synthase A — translation MRYALRLAYDGGAFVGWQRHPGQRTVQGVVEEALAELGCPTTVQCASRTDAGVHALGQIAHFKAEEALPPDLAPRLAARLPADLRLHGLVEAPPRFHARFSARGKIYTYLVCLPAAPERIEADAFLRERVWTLPDPRSFPERPAGGGLDLPAMQAAADALRGRRDLSGLATIRRPVHDRRKTRRKMGVLRWRSLPYPGEAGGVLHALTVSGDAFLKHQIRNLVGLLVEVGYGRIAPAEVAGLVASRRTHQGPRAPGRGLMLQRVRYPKGLDPFG, via the coding sequence ATGCGATACGCGCTTCGGTTGGCCTACGACGGAGGGGCCTTCGTGGGCTGGCAGCGCCACCCCGGGCAACGCACCGTGCAGGGGGTGGTGGAGGAGGCCCTCGCCGAGCTGGGCTGCCCCACCACGGTGCAGTGCGCCTCCCGCACCGACGCCGGCGTGCACGCCCTCGGGCAGATCGCCCACTTCAAGGCCGAGGAGGCCCTGCCCCCCGACCTGGCGCCCCGGCTCGCCGCCCGGCTCCCGGCCGACCTGCGCCTCCACGGCCTGGTGGAGGCCCCGCCCCGCTTCCACGCCCGCTTCTCGGCGCGGGGGAAGATCTACACCTACCTCGTCTGCCTCCCGGCCGCGCCGGAGCGGATCGAGGCGGACGCCTTCCTCCGGGAGCGGGTCTGGACCCTCCCCGATCCCCGCTCCTTCCCCGAGCGGCCGGCCGGGGGCGGCCTCGATCTGCCGGCCATGCAGGCCGCGGCCGACGCCCTGCGGGGCCGGCGGGACTTGAGTGGCCTGGCCACGATTCGCCGGCCGGTGCACGACCGGCGGAAGACCCGCCGCAAGATGGGGGTCCTGCGCTGGCGCTCCCTGCCCTACCCCGGCGAGGCCGGCGGCGTGCTCCACGCGCTCACGGTGAGCGGCGACGCCTTCCTGAAGCACCAGATCCGCAACCTGGTCGGCCTCCTCGTCGAGGTCGGCTACGGCCGGATCGCGCCGGCCGAGGTCGCGGGGCTGGTGGCTTCGCGGCGGACCCACCAGGGTCCGCGGGCACCCGGCCGGGGCTTGATGCTCCAGCGGGTGCGCTACCCGAAGGGACTGGATCCCTTCGGGTAG
- a CDS encoding serine protein kinase PrkA — protein MDAGHFLEEVATAVTRRFEEGRSLLSFDAYLEGYLRSPAAWARSAPQMLLGAFEHFGSEERRVPTGAFRRHRLFDAPFADGRGAVAGQDAVARRLLRILENFARQGRVDRLIVLHGPNGSAKSSIVAVMMDALEAYSRTQEGAAYRFGWVFPKTEFVKGPVGFGGFGGGSGPVVSFAHLEAGEIDARLGCEMKDHPLLLVPVADRQRLLAVAREADPSFVPSAHLAHGGPCRKCRTIFDALMNAYRGNYARVMAHVQVERFTYSRRYVEGAVTVEPQMSVDAALRALALDRSASSLPPALQTVNILEAAGPLVSGNRGIIEYADLLKRPLEAFKYLLGTSETGEVRMEHLVLQLDAVLIASTNEAHLGAFKEIPDFGSFKGRMELVRVPYLRRLSDERAIYERRVAEAAAGKHVAPHALQTAVRWAILGRLWQPEPEAFPEAVRPLVAALTPVEKMELYEHGEPPERLSLEEQKMLAALVPALFGESEGAPVYEGRFGPSPREVGGALMNAAQDPGHLCLEVPAVLEQIEEILQDKSVYAFLQMEPRGGYHDHAAFLEQVRELWLDAVDEEVREALGFVAEAQFRESFERYIVTLSAWVKGETQHNKVTGKDEPPDERMMQELEGIFAAKDEDRERFRKDLIGRVGAYRLEHPGEDGPLDYPKIFPVLYRRLRDHHHAARRGQLVKVHDHFLQYLDEEGRAALEPEARKDVERLLSGLTERHGYCEHCAHGAVLALMRARYAD, from the coding sequence ATGGACGCCGGTCATTTCCTGGAAGAGGTCGCCACGGCGGTCACCCGCCGCTTCGAGGAGGGGCGCAGCCTGCTCTCCTTCGACGCCTACCTCGAGGGCTACCTGAGGTCGCCTGCGGCCTGGGCCCGCAGCGCCCCCCAGATGCTCCTGGGGGCCTTCGAGCACTTCGGGAGCGAGGAGCGGCGGGTCCCCACCGGGGCCTTCCGCCGACACCGCCTCTTCGACGCCCCCTTCGCCGACGGACGGGGCGCGGTGGCGGGGCAGGACGCGGTGGCCCGGCGCCTGCTGCGGATCCTGGAGAACTTCGCCCGCCAGGGGAGGGTGGACCGCCTCATCGTCCTGCACGGCCCCAACGGCTCGGCCAAGTCGAGCATCGTGGCGGTGATGATGGACGCCCTCGAGGCCTACTCCCGCACCCAGGAGGGCGCGGCCTACCGCTTCGGCTGGGTCTTCCCCAAGACCGAGTTCGTGAAGGGCCCGGTGGGCTTCGGTGGCTTCGGCGGCGGCAGCGGCCCCGTCGTGAGCTTCGCGCACCTCGAGGCGGGGGAGATCGACGCCCGCCTCGGCTGCGAGATGAAGGACCACCCCCTGCTGCTGGTGCCGGTGGCCGACCGGCAGCGCCTGCTGGCAGTGGCCCGCGAGGCCGACCCCTCCTTCGTGCCCTCGGCGCACCTCGCCCACGGCGGCCCCTGCCGCAAGTGCCGCACGATCTTCGACGCCCTGATGAACGCCTACCGGGGCAACTACGCCCGGGTCATGGCCCACGTGCAGGTGGAGCGCTTCACCTACTCGCGCCGCTACGTCGAGGGGGCGGTCACCGTCGAGCCCCAGATGTCGGTGGACGCCGCCCTGCGGGCGCTGGCCCTCGACCGCAGCGCCTCCTCCCTGCCCCCGGCCCTGCAGACCGTGAACATCCTCGAGGCGGCGGGCCCCCTGGTCAGCGGCAACCGGGGCATCATCGAGTACGCCGATCTCCTCAAGCGGCCCCTCGAGGCCTTCAAGTACCTGCTGGGGACCAGCGAGACCGGCGAGGTGCGGATGGAGCACCTCGTCCTGCAGCTCGACGCGGTGCTGATCGCCAGCACCAACGAGGCCCACCTGGGCGCCTTCAAGGAGATCCCCGACTTCGGCTCCTTCAAGGGGAGGATGGAGCTGGTGCGGGTGCCCTACCTGCGCCGGCTCTCGGACGAGCGGGCGATCTACGAGCGCCGGGTCGCCGAGGCGGCGGCGGGCAAGCACGTCGCCCCCCACGCCCTGCAGACCGCGGTGCGCTGGGCCATCCTCGGCCGGCTCTGGCAGCCCGAGCCGGAGGCCTTCCCGGAGGCCGTCCGGCCGCTGGTGGCCGCCCTGACGCCGGTGGAGAAGATGGAGCTCTACGAGCACGGCGAGCCCCCCGAGCGCCTCTCCCTGGAGGAGCAGAAGATGCTGGCGGCCCTGGTGCCCGCCCTCTTCGGCGAGTCCGAGGGGGCGCCGGTCTACGAGGGCCGCTTCGGGCCCAGCCCCCGGGAGGTGGGCGGGGCCCTGATGAACGCGGCGCAGGATCCCGGGCACCTCTGCCTCGAGGTGCCCGCGGTGCTCGAGCAGATCGAGGAGATCCTCCAGGACAAGAGCGTCTACGCCTTCCTCCAGATGGAGCCCCGGGGTGGCTACCACGACCACGCGGCCTTCCTGGAGCAGGTGCGGGAGCTCTGGCTGGACGCGGTCGACGAGGAGGTGCGCGAGGCCCTCGGCTTCGTGGCCGAGGCGCAGTTCCGGGAGTCCTTCGAGCGCTACATCGTGACCCTCTCGGCCTGGGTGAAGGGAGAGACCCAGCACAACAAGGTCACGGGCAAGGACGAGCCGCCGGACGAGCGGATGATGCAGGAGCTCGAGGGGATCTTCGCCGCCAAGGACGAGGACCGGGAGCGCTTCCGCAAGGACCTCATCGGCCGGGTGGGCGCCTACCGCCTGGAGCACCCGGGGGAGGACGGCCCCCTCGACTACCCGAAGATCTTCCCGGTGCTCTACCGCCGGCTGCGGGATCACCACCACGCGGCGCGCCGCGGCCAGCTGGTGAAGGTGCACGATCACTTCCTGCAGTACCTCGACGAGGAGGGGCGCGCGGCCCTCGAGCCGGAGGCCCGCAAGGACGTCGAGCGCCTGCTCTCCGGGCTCACCGAGCGTCACGGCTATTGTGAGCATTGCGCGCACGGTGCCGTTCTGGCTTTGATGCGAGCGCGCTACGCGGACTGA
- a CDS encoding ribbon-helix-helix domain-containing protein gives MYDASPKTRRLTGLVIRLPREDYERLRDLSVHTRVRQSEYLREAISDLLGKYAHLI, from the coding sequence GTGTACGACGCATCGCCGAAGACCCGCCGCCTCACTGGACTCGTGATTCGCCTCCCCCGCGAGGACTACGAGCGCCTCCGCGACCTCTCGGTCCACACCCGCGTGCGTCAGAGCGAGTACCTCCGTGAGGCCATCTCCGACCTGCTGGGCAAGTACGCCCACCTGATCTGA